AAATAGACACCGTTTTCTTGTCGGATGAGCTCGTAGCTAAGCCCTCCCGGCTCCCAGTGATTGCAATCACAGGCTAAAAATATGCGGGTATTGGCAGTAATAAATGGGGCAACACGTACTACTTCCACCCTGATCTGCGCTACCGCCGCCTCGCATACCATCAGGAAGCAAAATATCAAAAGGTAAAATTTCCCCGGCTTGATGAATGCTTGTGATCTCACTCTAAAACTTTTTATTTCCAGAGCGTAATTTACGTCATTTGCCGGTTCAATAGCGATCGAGCTCGATAATTGCATCAGCAAATGCCTGCGAAGCCTCCCGGCGCATTCGTGAGATTATTCGCTGCGAAGGCTTTTTACCGGGTTCATCAATGCAGCCTTGATGCTCTGAAAACTGATCGTCAGCATAGCTACGGCCAACGCCAGACCTCCGGCAGCCACAAACATCCACCAGGAAATATGGATCTTGTAGGCAAAGTCCTGCAACCAGATATTCATACTATACCAGGCAATGGGCACCGCGATCACGATGGCGATGACGATGAGCCGGATAAAGTCACTGGCGAGCAGCCTGACAATGCCGGTAACACTGGAACCCAGAACTTTACGCACACCTATTTCACGGGTGCGGACTTGCGCCGTGTACGCCGCCAGGCCGAATAATCCCAAACAAGATATGACAATGGCGATTCCCGCAAACAAATTGAAGAGAAACCCACTCTGCTGCTCGGATTTATACATGTCGTTGAATGCATCGTCCAGGAAACCATAGGTGAATGCGAAATCGCCATTGTACCGCTTCCAGGAACGTTCGGCGGCTGCAATCGCCTTTTCCGCGTCATTACCTGTTGTTTTAATATAGATCCTGTTCGCGTCCCCCGCGTCGTAATAGAAAACGGATGGGTCAATTTTTTGCCTCATGGAGGTGGTATGAAAATCCTTAACCACGCCAATGATCGTCCCTTCCTTATCCCAGAGTTTGAAACGTTTGCCAATCGGGTCCTTCAAACGGGTCGCTTTTACAGCCGTTTCATTCAGTATAAAATGCGAGGAATCGGACACGGAACCCGTAAAGCCCTTTCCTTCAACCAACTGCATTTTGAAAAATGATAAAAAATCTTTCTCAATCGCCATCGGTCGCGACATCATTGTTTCGCCGACTTCTTTTCCATCCCATTCATTGCTACCGGTTTGCCCTCCAATCCTGACAATGTTGGAACTGGCACGGGTAACCCCGATAACGCCCGGCTGATTAAGCAAATCTGCTTTCACTGCCTCAAAGTGGCTGTTCATATTACGCATTCCGAATGACAGAACATGTGTTTTGTCGTAACCAAGCGCTTTGGAACGAATGTATTTCAGCTGCGTGCTGATGACGAATGTGCCGATGATCAGAATAACCGAAACAGCGAACTGCGTTACCACAAGTACTTTCCGTAATGCCGCGTCGCTGATTCCCGTTGCTGTTTTTCCTTTAAATGCTTTCAAAGGATCAAAAGAGGATAATAGCAACGCCGGATAAATGCTGGACACCGCCAATGTCCCCAAAAGTGTTAGCCCGATCACTTTCCAGATCTGAAAATTGGCAAAATCAAAAACCAACTGCTTTCCTGACAACTGATTATAAAGTGGTAAAAAAGAATAAATCAAAATGACAGCCACTGCGGACGCCATGCCAAAAACAAGGGCAGTTTCAATGATAAATTGTGTAAAAAGCTGCTTCCGTGCCGCCCCGACGATCTTGCGCATGCTTACTTCCTTCGACCGCAACATGGAACGCGCCGTGGACAAATTGACATAATTAATGCAGGCAATGCCCAAAATCAGCAATGCAATGATGATAAACATCCTGACGGTTTCAATGCCTCCGTCCGATCCATCGGCTTTATAAAGATGCTTGCTAACCAGCGGCTGCAACAGGTAAGTAAGGTCGGTATCGTCCGGTTTGTTGCGCAAATGAATGTTCCTGAGCTTGTCGGCTAGTCCGGAAATATTTTGCCCGGGTTGTAGCAGCAGGTAGGTATTGTAATTAAACTGATGAAAATCATTGTCCCGGTTCCGGCCGTCCTGCCGTCTGCTATACATGTCGTTGAACAACTTGCTGATCGGCAGAAACAGGTCGCCTTGAATGGTTGAGTTCTTTGGGAAATCCTTCACCACGCCGCTTACCCTGAAGTTCATCTGGTCATTTACCACAAGAATCTTTCCGATCGGGTCCTCGTTTCCAAAGTATTTTTTAGCCGTGGTTTCAGTCAGTACCACTGAATTATCGTCAGTAAATGGTTTTCTCGCATCGCCTTGTACCAATCCGAAATCAAATACTGAAAACAGGCCAGGATCGGCAAATTGTGAGTTTTCCTCATTGAAAACCTTGTCCTTATACCTGAACAGAATGTAAGATTCATTGTAACACAACCTCACTCCGTCTTTAATTTCCGGCAATTCCTTTTTTCCCAGCATGGCAATGGGTGCCACGGTCGTGGTCCATATCTGCTTGCTTGAACCCGTCCCTACCCGGTTTTCAAGCTTGTAAATGTCATCGGCATGCTTGTGAAAACGATCGAAGCTGAGCTCATCCTGCACCCATAACAAAATCAGTATCCCGACGCCCAGCCCGAGGGTTAGCCCGGCACCATTGATCAGGGAGTAGAATTTGCTTTTCAATAAGTTGCGCCAGGCAATTTTGAAATAATTAAAGATCATGGCCAAAAATCGAGGAAAAAGAATGATAGATACTAGTTTCTATTTTACAAAATCCTCCCGCATGGGTGTAAACATGTCGATCAGCACGCCGGCCTCCTTACACACGGCTCCGTGCATAACATTGGACGGGATGTAGTAGCCATCCCCTTTTTTAAGAATTTGCTTTTTATCGCCGATTGTAACCTCAAACATACCGCTTTCCACGTAGCTCATCTGGGTGTGAACATGCTTGTGCGGCGTACCTATGCCCCCTTTTTCGAACACGATTTTCACCATCATCATCGTTTCGTCGTAAGACATGATCTTACGTTTCAGCCCGCCGCCCAGATCCTGCCACGGAATCTCCGAGTCGATTATGAACTGCTTGCCATTAGCCTCCTCAGCCGCAGACTTTGATTGTGCGAATAACTGGCTGGAAGTCAGCAAGGACAAAAATAATATGGTTGCTTTGAAGGTAGGTTTCATGGTTTGGGATTGGGGAATGAATGGGCAAGATAAAGGACATCACCTGAAATAAAAACTGGTGTTGATACATTTATCTAATAGTTTTACTGCCCCCAGACCCTATTTCGTCTTCGCAAACCTTAACCTCTGGCTATCGGAATGTCCGTTCTGGCTGACTATCGTGATATCTGCCGTCAACTCCTGGCCGGATAACACGGCCTGTCCATAAATCTTGCGGCCCACCTCTCCGCCGACGTAGCGATTCTTGAAAAATAATGTATAATCCGAGTCCACGAGCACTGAATCGACGGACAGGCTTTCGATCGCGTCCTGTCTTCCCGGATCGGCAAAATCGGTCTTAATATTTATCTCGATCCTTATCCGGTCCTTATATCCGGCCTTCCAGATTTTCCATTGGGTAAGTACTGACTCGTTCGGAGTTTGCTCCTCGTGAATGTATGTTCCGACAAACTTGTTCGCAATGTCGGGATCAGGGTCCGAGCAGCCCGCAAAGGCCAGTACTGCCCAAAATAGTCGCTTTATTTTCACTTTTTCTGGCTAATAATGAATGATTTATCGCCTAAGTTAGAGCCGCCGTTCACGGTATTAAAGCCGCATCGACAGACATCGTTTCTCAGGCGACAAATCACTATTATTCCAATACAAAAGCCGTTAAACCAGGTCGATCATTGCCAGTTAGTTTAAGCTGTACAATGCATCCTTCGTAAAACCCCGTAACTCTGCCAGACGGCCTTGCTTTACCTTTTGAACCCAATGCGGATCAGCCAAAAGACATCGACCGACTGCTACCAGATCGAATTCATCATTGTCCATTCTTCTTACAAGTTCATCCAAAGAAGCTGCGCCAGAATTCTCGCCACGATAAAGGCTCGTAATGTCCTTTTCCAATCCAACGGAACCTACCATGATCGTGGCTTTACCCGTTATCTTTTTAGCCCAGCCCGCAAAATTAAGGTCAGAACCAGCAAATTCTGGTTTCCAAAAATACCTCGTCGAGCAATGAAAAATGTCAACCCCTGCATCTGCCAAGGGTAACAGCCAATCCTCCATTTCTTTCGGCGTGCTGGCAAGCTGACTATTGTAATCTGAAAACCGCCATTGAGAAATCCGCATCATTAATGTGAAATGTTGCCCTACCTGCCTGCGAATTTCCCTGACAACTTCCACCGCAAATCTGGTGCGCTCGCCTATCGTTTTACCTCCAAAAAAGTCATTTCTCAGATTGGTATCCGGCCGAAAAAACTGGTCTAAAAGGTACCCGTGCGCACCCTGTACCTCCACGCAGTCAAAACCCATACGGAATGAGTTTAATGCAGCCTGCCCAAAAGCCTGAATCGTATTCGCAATGTCGGCATCGCTCATTACCTTTCCATTGCCGATCCCCGACGGGCCTTCAAACGGGACGCCGGGAAGCCAGCCAGAAGCGTGATTTTCCTGTATACCTACATGCCACAGCTGCGGGGCCATTTGTCCGCCTGCGCTGTGAACGCCATCCAGCACATTTTGCCAGCCTGCAAGCGCATCGTGCCCGTAAAAGTGCGGTACACCAGGATCATTTTTCGAAGACGGCCGGTCAATGACCGTTCCTTCGGTAATGATAAGTCCCACTTCTCCCTCCGCCCGTTTACGATAATAATCCGCGACATTACCGGCAGGTATCCCACCGGGCGAGCATGCGCGGGTCATGGGCGACATCACGAAGCGGTTTTTCGTATGCAGTGATTTTAAATTAAATGGTCGAAACAAATTGTCAGTGTTCATCTTTCTCCTAATTTTAGTTTGATCAGATGACGACTGATATTGAAAAACGGGGACAGAAAATACTTGCGCGGCTGGGCTGTCCCCATTGAAGTTCCCTGATCGTTATGGGGTAAATCAATATTGAAAATCATGAAAGAATTCGCATTAATTTTTAGGCTCAGCAATCAAATGGAGCTCAAAACAACGCCTGAGCAGATTCAGGAGAGAATGAATTGGCTTGCCAGTATCGCCGCGCAGAATAAATTGGCGGACAAAGGCAATACCTTGTCCAACGAAAGCGCCAAAACAGTACGAGCGGAGAATGTCGTGACCGACGGGCCTTATACGGAGATTAAGGAATTTATCAGTGGTTATGTCATCGTAAAGACCGACACCATTGACGAGGCAGTGGAATTGGCGAAAGCCAATCCTATTTTTAAAATGGGTGGCAACATCGAAGTGAGAGAAATCGTACAACGTAAGTAATTTCGATGACCCGACCTGATGAACAGCTGAATCAAGTTCTACACCAATTGTTCCGGTTGGAGTATACCAAAATGACGGCGGTACTATGCCGTCATTTTGGGTTGAAACAGCTTGAAATTGCAGAAGATATCGTCAGTGAGACATTCTTGAAGGCCACCGAAACCTGGAATGATCAGGGACTTCCCGAAAATCCCTCTGCCTGGCTTTATACAGTCGCCAAAAACAAGACAAAGGATTACCTGAAAAGAGCTTCCATTTTTGAAAACCGGGTTAAAAATGCCATTGATCAGGAAACGTTTCAGCCGGAGCCTGACTTCGAATTTACAAATGAGGCGATTGCCGACAGCCAGCTTTCGATGCTATTTGCCGTTTGCAGCCCCGCTATTTCGGAAGAATCTCAGATTTGCCTCGCTCTGCAAATCCTGTGTGGCTTCACTGTTGAAGAAATCGCGAATGCGTTCCTTACCAAAACGGAAACCATTAAAAAACGGTTGTTACGTGCTCGCGCCGCATTGCGCAATGACTATTTTGAGATCAGCCAATTGGAAGAATCTGCCACTGCAGCCCGGTTGGATACTGTTTTGAGAACCTTGTACCTGCTTTTCAATGAAGGTTATTTTTCCAAATCCGGCAATCATTTGATCCGAAAAGACCTTTGCTCGGAAGCAATGCGGTTGGCCGTCATTCTGGCCGAAAGCAACCTGAGTAACATGCTTCCCGCAAAGGCATTGCTGGCTTTAATGTGCTACCAGAGCTCCCGTTTCCACGCACGCTTGGATGATGACGGGGATACCGTCCTGTTTGAACAGCAGGATAGAAGCCGTTGGGATCAGGAATTGATCGACAGGGGACATTATTATTTGATCAATGCGTGCTCAGGCGATGAAATTTCAAAATACCATTTGGAGGCTGGAATTGCCTATTGGCATACTACCTCCGAAGAGTCGGTGAAATGGTCGCAGATTCTCCACTTGTATAACCAACTGATTGTAAGCGAATATTCTCCGATGACTGCATTAAACCGCACCTTCGCATTCGCCAAAGTTTACGGAAACGCCGCCGGTCTGGAAGAAGCCGAAAAACTACATCTCGCCGACAACAGCTACTACCATTCATTATTGGGTTACTTATATACCGAAATAGATCATCGAAAAGCGATTTTTCATTATCAGCAGGCGGTGAACCTGACCAAATCCAAAGCTGAGAAACAAACCCTTTCCAGAACGATCGCGGAATTGGAAAGATCAGCCCACGAGCTTGAAACTACCTCAACAAATACACATCTACCGACTTAATCACCTGTTCCAAAGTTTGTTCAGGTTTTTTAAATTTAGGTGGAATGGGCTGTCTGGCAAAGCTTTGCAGATAAAGCACCCAGGCATTTCGCCACCAGATCGCCTCTTTGTGCTGAGTCCGGAGCCTTGCCTCTACGTCAGCAAAAGTTTCGGGGTTTATATGCGCCTTCACCTGATCCCACTGCTGCTGCATCCACAGAACAGAATCTGCCCCGGCGTATAGCCTGCTGCATACTTCGTGCCACAATGTTTGCCCGGTGCTCAATTTTTTATCCCATGATACATGATGAAACCAAAGCAGGTAAGGCAATGGGCAGCTATCCGGGTTACTCCATTGCCGCTGAACTTCGGGCCGGTATTGTGCCAGCGCATTGCTTCCATTGGCAGTCCTGTCGAAGCCCAGGCCTACGGAATCGGCTTTGTGGTAATAAACGGCCGTCCAGTCGGGGCGGGAACTGCGGTTTTGCCAAGGCTCAGGTGCAAAATGTACACCCGTCCACGGTCGCGAAAGTCCGAGCGGCGTGTTATAATCAACATAAATGTCCCTGGAATGGAGCATCATGTTCACGATTTGCGTATTCGCTTTTTTGTCTTTGGTTAAAGTCAATGCTACCCATTCACGGGCGATTTGTTCGGAAGATAGCTGGTGGTCCCAGGTCAGCCTCCCGAAAGCGTACCAGTTCGCCTGCGCCAGCGGATGGCCCGTCCAGTTCCGCACTGACCCGGTATTGGCAACTCCTGCCATCGCCGTTCTTGCATATCCGTGCAAAGTACCGTCCACAATCCGGGCGACCGTAGATCCTTTCCCATTCACATAAGTATCAGCGTCAAGACATTCCTTGAAGATCGGGGCTTCGTACACGGCGTGCGTGGCAAATCCCAGATATTCCTGCGTCAGCTGAAATTCCATACCCAGTGGTGTTTTGGGCATATTGCCAAACAGTGGTGAAAATGGCTCGCGGGGCTGGAAATCAATGGGGCCGTTTTTGACCTGAACGATCACTTTTTCATCGAACTGGCCATCCAATGGTGTAAATTCCTCATAAGCAGCCTTAAAACGATCTCCTTTTGGATCGGATTTGTAAACAAACGCCCGCCAGATCACCACGCCGTCGTACGGCTTAAATGCGGCTGCGAGCATGTTCGCCCCGTCGGCATGCGTACGGCCATAGTCCTGCGGGCCGGGCTCGCCTTCGGAATTAGCCTTAACCAAAAACCCACCAAAATCAGGAATGTATTGATAGATTTCCTTCACCTTAGCCGCCCACCAAGCCTGTACCTGGGGATTCAACGGGTCGGATGTACCCAGGCCGCCCAATGTTTTGGGTGCAGCAAAATAAACCGACAGATATACCTTAATGCCATACGGACGAAATACATTGGCGATCGCGGCCACCTTTTCAATGTACTCGGCAGACATAAACCGTGCGCTTGCATTTACATTGTTGAGCACCGAGCCATTGATCCCCAACGACGCGTTCGCACGCGCATAGTCCCGGTACCGCGGATCAATCCTCTCCGGCAGTTCGTACCATTTCCAAAGCGACGAACCCGCGTAGCCGCGCTCAATGGTCCCGTCATGATTATCCCAATGGTTCAGCATCCGGTACCGTACTTTGGGACTGCTTCTTAATGTGATGGCACTAAGCGATTGGAGGGTTTGCATATGTCGCAGCAATGCAAAACTGCCATACAATAATCCCACTTCGCTCTCCGAACTGACACGAATGTTTCCCTGAACGGTTTCAATGCTATACCCTTCCTTGTTGGCAAAATCCTGACTTTTATCGGTTACTAAGGTTAATACAATACCGCCGGATTGGCCTTTGGCCGATAAAACCACCGGTACCACTTTGCCAAGTAGACCCGATAATCCTTGCTGTACCTCGTCAGTAGCACTTTTTACCACCGGATTTGCCGACGGTGCTGCAATAAATTGAGTAAATTTTTGATACTCCTTTTTGACCCCGACATCCGCGATCGGGTCATATTTCAGCCAAAGGCGGTAACCGTCATCGGTTACGGCAAACGCGTCTTTTTTTATTTGGGCAAAAACACTGCTTTTCAGTAAAAGCAAACCCAGAAACAACAATGCAATTTTGTTACGATTCATAAATTTGGAGGCCTATCTGTTCAAAATCACGTTATGTCAGGCTTTGGCTAGTAAAGATCAGCAACTCAGAAAAATCCCCGTCATTCCCGCATGATTTTCGTTTCTGAAAAAAAATTGGATTAATATGTAGCCATTTAACTTCGCATTTATATATTTGTAGCCAAATAACTTCACATTTGAAATGATGTTGAAAAAATGAAACTAAGAAGAGACCCATTTCAGGCAATAGCAGATCCTACCAGAAGGGCCATTCTGGTACTGCTGGCCGTGCAAACGATGACCGCAGGGGCTATCGCCGACAATTTCAATGTGGCCCGCCCTACCATATCCAAGCACATTCAAATTCTGAATGAGTGTGAACTGATCACATCTAATCAGAAGGGCCGCGAGATTTTTTATGAATTGAAGGTTGACAAAATGAAGGAAATCGATAAATGGCTCACCCAATTCCGAAAGATGTGGGAGGACCGCTATAACCAGCTTGACACTTTAATATCTATTATCCAAACAAAAGAAAAATGAAAAACAGACTGCATTTCGACTTCGTTGTCGATAAGGAGAAGAACACGATTACTATTCAAAGAGAGTTTGCTGCCAACCGCCAGCTGATCTGGGACTGCCATACTAAAAGTGAACTACTCGATCAATGGTTTGCACCTCAACCACTTACGACTAAAACAAAGTTTATGGATTTCCGCGAAGGAGGACATTGGCTTTACGGCATGGTGGAACCGGATGGGCCAACTTACTGGGGCCGCATGGACTATTTGAAGATCAACCCGATCGAAAGTTACACCGGACTGGACGGCTTTTGTGATGAGAATGGTGACCTTAACCCTGAACTCCCCCGGGCCGAATGGGATGTTACGTTTCAGGATCAGGTTGAAAATTCGCTTGTACAAACGATCGTCACCTATAAATCCCTGGAAGACCTGGAAGCAGTGATTCAAATGGGATTGAAAGATGGATTGACGTCGACCATGGAACGGTTAGACGACCTGTTATTAAAATTAGCGTAACACAAGAATCAACGAGCAAAATATGGCACAGTTCAATTCAAAAGTGGACGAATACATTGCAAATTCAGAGGCATTTGCACAACCGATTTTAGGACATTGGCGGCAACTCGTCCACGATCATTGCCCGGAAATGGTCGAGGCTATCAAATGGAGCATTCCGCATTTTGACTATAAAGGTGACTTTATGTGTGTGATGGCTTCTTACAAAAGTCATTGTTCGTTCACTTTTATCAAGGCGGAGTTGATGAGCGATCCGCGGTTAAAGGAAAGTAAAAACCTGAAACCTATTCAAAGATTTTTAGGCAAAGTCAAAACCATGTCCGACCTGCCACCAGACGAGGAATTTATTGCGTTTATCAAAGAGGCAATGGACCTCAATGAAAAGGGAATAAAGGTGACACCTCCCGTCAAATCAGATGCGCCCAAAGTGCTTGAACTGCCCGATTACTTTGCAGAAAAGCTCACTGCCAATCCAAGAGCGAAGGAAGTTTTT
The genomic region above belongs to Dyadobacter pollutisoli and contains:
- a CDS encoding ABC transporter permease; the protein is MIFNYFKIAWRNLLKSKFYSLINGAGLTLGLGVGILILLWVQDELSFDRFHKHADDIYKLENRVGTGSSKQIWTTTVAPIAMLGKKELPEIKDGVRLCYNESYILFRYKDKVFNEENSQFADPGLFSVFDFGLVQGDARKPFTDDNSVVLTETTAKKYFGNEDPIGKILVVNDQMNFRVSGVVKDFPKNSTIQGDLFLPISKLFNDMYSRRQDGRNRDNDFHQFNYNTYLLLQPGQNISGLADKLRNIHLRNKPDDTDLTYLLQPLVSKHLYKADGSDGGIETVRMFIIIALLILGIACINYVNLSTARSMLRSKEVSMRKIVGAARKQLFTQFIIETALVFGMASAVAVILIYSFLPLYNQLSGKQLVFDFANFQIWKVIGLTLLGTLAVSSIYPALLLSSFDPLKAFKGKTATGISDAALRKVLVVTQFAVSVILIIGTFVISTQLKYIRSKALGYDKTHVLSFGMRNMNSHFEAVKADLLNQPGVIGVTRASSNIVRIGGQTGSNEWDGKEVGETMMSRPMAIEKDFLSFFKMQLVEGKGFTGSVSDSSHFILNETAVKATRLKDPIGKRFKLWDKEGTIIGVVKDFHTTSMRQKIDPSVFYYDAGDANRIYIKTTGNDAEKAIAAAERSWKRYNGDFAFTYGFLDDAFNDMYKSEQQSGFLFNLFAGIAIVISCLGLFGLAAYTAQVRTREIGVRKVLGSSVTGIVRLLASDFIRLIVIAIVIAVPIAWYSMNIWLQDFAYKIHISWWMFVAAGGLALAVAMLTISFQSIKAALMNPVKSLRSE
- a CDS encoding cupin domain-containing protein; protein product: MKPTFKATILFLSLLTSSQLFAQSKSAAEEANGKQFIIDSEIPWQDLGGGLKRKIMSYDETMMMVKIVFEKGGIGTPHKHVHTQMSYVESGMFEVTIGDKKQILKKGDGYYIPSNVMHGAVCKEAGVLIDMFTPMREDFVK
- a CDS encoding NADH:flavin oxidoreductase, which codes for MNTDNLFRPFNLKSLHTKNRFVMSPMTRACSPGGIPAGNVADYYRKRAEGEVGLIITEGTVIDRPSSKNDPGVPHFYGHDALAGWQNVLDGVHSAGGQMAPQLWHVGIQENHASGWLPGVPFEGPSGIGNGKVMSDADIANTIQAFGQAALNSFRMGFDCVEVQGAHGYLLDQFFRPDTNLRNDFFGGKTIGERTRFAVEVVREIRRQVGQHFTLMMRISQWRFSDYNSQLASTPKEMEDWLLPLADAGVDIFHCSTRYFWKPEFAGSDLNFAGWAKKITGKATIMVGSVGLEKDITSLYRGENSGAASLDELVRRMDNDEFDLVAVGRCLLADPHWVQKVKQGRLAELRGFTKDALYSLN
- a CDS encoding YciI family protein → MKEFALIFRLSNQMELKTTPEQIQERMNWLASIAAQNKLADKGNTLSNESAKTVRAENVVTDGPYTEIKEFISGYVIVKTDTIDEAVELAKANPIFKMGGNIEVREIVQRK
- a CDS encoding RNA polymerase sigma factor translates to MTRPDEQLNQVLHQLFRLEYTKMTAVLCRHFGLKQLEIAEDIVSETFLKATETWNDQGLPENPSAWLYTVAKNKTKDYLKRASIFENRVKNAIDQETFQPEPDFEFTNEAIADSQLSMLFAVCSPAISEESQICLALQILCGFTVEEIANAFLTKTETIKKRLLRARAALRNDYFEISQLEESATAARLDTVLRTLYLLFNEGYFSKSGNHLIRKDLCSEAMRLAVILAESNLSNMLPAKALLALMCYQSSRFHARLDDDGDTVLFEQQDRSRWDQELIDRGHYYLINACSGDEISKYHLEAGIAYWHTTSEESVKWSQILHLYNQLIVSEYSPMTALNRTFAFAKVYGNAAGLEEAEKLHLADNSYYHSLLGYLYTEIDHRKAIFHYQQAVNLTKSKAEKQTLSRTIAELERSAHELETTSTNTHLPT
- a CDS encoding alpha-glucuronidase family glycosyl hydrolase encodes the protein MNRNKIALLFLGLLLLKSSVFAQIKKDAFAVTDDGYRLWLKYDPIADVGVKKEYQKFTQFIAAPSANPVVKSATDEVQQGLSGLLGKVVPVVLSAKGQSGGIVLTLVTDKSQDFANKEGYSIETVQGNIRVSSESEVGLLYGSFALLRHMQTLQSLSAITLRSSPKVRYRMLNHWDNHDGTIERGYAGSSLWKWYELPERIDPRYRDYARANASLGINGSVLNNVNASARFMSAEYIEKVAAIANVFRPYGIKVYLSVYFAAPKTLGGLGTSDPLNPQVQAWWAAKVKEIYQYIPDFGGFLVKANSEGEPGPQDYGRTHADGANMLAAAFKPYDGVVIWRAFVYKSDPKGDRFKAAYEEFTPLDGQFDEKVIVQVKNGPIDFQPREPFSPLFGNMPKTPLGMEFQLTQEYLGFATHAVYEAPIFKECLDADTYVNGKGSTVARIVDGTLHGYARTAMAGVANTGSVRNWTGHPLAQANWYAFGRLTWDHQLSSEQIAREWVALTLTKDKKANTQIVNMMLHSRDIYVDYNTPLGLSRPWTGVHFAPEPWQNRSSRPDWTAVYYHKADSVGLGFDRTANGSNALAQYRPEVQRQWSNPDSCPLPYLLWFHHVSWDKKLSTGQTLWHEVCSRLYAGADSVLWMQQQWDQVKAHINPETFADVEARLRTQHKEAIWWRNAWVLYLQSFARQPIPPKFKKPEQTLEQVIKSVDVYLLR
- a CDS encoding metalloregulator ArsR/SmtB family transcription factor, which encodes MKLRRDPFQAIADPTRRAILVLLAVQTMTAGAIADNFNVARPTISKHIQILNECELITSNQKGREIFYELKVDKMKEIDKWLTQFRKMWEDRYNQLDTLISIIQTKEK
- a CDS encoding SRPBCC family protein, which encodes MKNRLHFDFVVDKEKNTITIQREFAANRQLIWDCHTKSELLDQWFAPQPLTTKTKFMDFREGGHWLYGMVEPDGPTYWGRMDYLKINPIESYTGLDGFCDENGDLNPELPRAEWDVTFQDQVENSLVQTIVTYKSLEDLEAVIQMGLKDGLTSTMERLDDLLLKLA
- a CDS encoding YdeI/OmpD-associated family protein; the protein is MAQFNSKVDEYIANSEAFAQPILGHWRQLVHDHCPEMVEAIKWSIPHFDYKGDFMCVMASYKSHCSFTFIKAELMSDPRLKESKNLKPIQRFLGKVKTMSDLPPDEEFIAFIKEAMDLNEKGIKVTPPVKSDAPKVLELPDYFAEKLTANPRAKEVFDSKSDSFRKDYIIWITDAKTDATRQKRMDESLEWISEGKGRFWKYDK